The following proteins are co-located in the Patescibacteria group bacterium genome:
- a CDS encoding Bro-N domain-containing protein, producing the protein MKNNKLIIFESKKIRRTWHKDEWFFSVIDIVGVLAESPYPRQYWEKVKQREFIDIQLSPIWLQLKLESSDGKKYNTDCVNLKNAFRLIQSIPSKKAEPFKMWLAQVGKDRINEIENPELAQERMKQIYEQKGYPKDWIDKRLRGMAIRQNLTDEWKERGIKIQTDFAILTAEISKATFGMTPSEYKELKNIPTKSKANLRDNMTDLELIFTMLGERVTTEISQEEKPNTFGKNKKVAKRGGGVAGKARKNAEKEIGKSVISKDNYLGNKKIKKLK; encoded by the coding sequence GCAAGAAAATCCGTAGAACTTGGCATAAGGATGAATGGTTTTTTTCCGTGATTGATATTGTGGGAGTTTTAGCAGAAAGCCCTTATCCAAGACAATATTGGGAAAAAGTCAAACAAAGAGAATTTATAGATATTCAGTTGTCCCCAATTTGGCTACAACTGAAATTGGAAAGTTCTGACGGTAAAAAATATAACACTGATTGCGTGAATTTAAAAAACGCTTTTCGCTTAATTCAGTCAATACCAAGTAAAAAAGCGGAACCGTTTAAAATGTGGCTGGCGCAAGTTGGAAAAGACAGGATTAATGAAATTGAAAATCCAGAATTGGCGCAGGAAAGAATGAAGCAGATTTACGAACAAAAGGGCTATCCAAAAGATTGGATTGATAAAAGATTAAGAGGAATGGCGATTAGGCAGAATTTAACAGATGAATGGAAAGAACGGGGAATTAAAATTCAAACCGATTTTGCGATTTTAACTGCTGAGATTTCAAAAGCGACTTTTGGAATGACGCCGTCAGAATATAAAGAATTAAAAAATATTCCAACAAAATCAAAGGCGAATTTGCGAGACAATATGACAGACTTGGAATTGATTTTTACCATGCTTGGCGAAAGAGTGACAACAGAGATTTCTCAAGAGGAAAAACCAAACACTTTTGGTAAAAATAAAAAAGTCGCCAAAAGAGGTGGTGGGGTTGCTGGTAAAGCGAGAAAGAACGCGGAAAAAGAGATAGGCAAAAGCGTGATTTCAAAAGATAATTATTTAGGAAATAAGAAAATTAAGAAATTGAAATAA